One window of the Colletotrichum destructivum chromosome 4, complete sequence genome contains the following:
- a CDS encoding Putative EF-hand domain, mechanosensitive ion channel MscS, EF-Hand 1, calcium-binding protein: MPGPLSPRHSGFMPINNSQSNDMPDSDIPLTQVRSAASTGARKATMNTSSEDTGSGTNEKHGIFHHHNNNNKGGRRKKHGELGRKGTGGSDDVKVNAMGRFYNKITGASVVTRYLVYIIPIGILLAIPLIVLPITGHRKDVLVGGTKGKPLFDLFLWIEIAWLTLWAGKCVAWVLPHAFMFFCGVVSSGTRKYATVLSNLQIALSLFFWALASWQSFQALFKAPNEADQASWITTMIRLLGATFISSAVYLGEKAIVQLIGISYHQRSFALRIKESKREVRLLGLLYDASRTLFPMYCPEFEDEDYIINDSLDLILSKAAKGGKGGAGSATPLRLVGDIGRMGDKITGVFGNIASEITGKQVFNPNSAHSIVIEALEKTKPSEALARRIWMSFVVEGKDSLYPDDFQEVLGPAYSEEAEESFGMIDNDMNGDISLEEMTRKVVEIGRERKAITEGMKDIGQALRVFDKVLMFVVLLIVVFIFLAWFQSSFLTTVATAGTALLSLSFVFAVTTQEFLGSCIFLFVKHPYDVGDRVDIVGSEKQQLIVDKISLLYTVFTRIDKMQVVQVPNITLNNLWIENVTRSKAMKEVIDLNVSYDTSFEDLELLRVELENFVRNSDNSRDFMPDIAIGVAGVGDLDKLQLKIAIKHKSNWHNDAVRATRRSKFMCALAMALKKIPIYAPGGGAEALGAPGNPSYSVAVSDQFAASARDQAAKEKEAKRLVPSPAAEGTDTQPDSNTEKQAVQELNLRDPLTEEEWGYRVGDEQTLSGSRDRQSEDRRRSNDIDRVRSQLMKRASTKGGGGRRKPGESIPMSTINDGMGLNLAQTTSRSRIYDEEAGTGVPDSYNSAYYGTQSPSYPNYGQTLSPTISPPQQTSGLTPHPLQSAPSGQRPRGRSVSNSQQQNEADQSGQKK, encoded by the exons atGCCGGGACCTCTCTCGCCGCGCCATTCGGGATTTATGCCTATAAACAACTCTCAGTCCAACGACATGCCTGACAGCGACATCCCCCTGACCCAGGTCAggagcgccgcctcgactGGCGCACGAAAGGCCACCATGAACACCTCCAGCGAGGATACAGGCTCCGGCACGAATGAGAAGCATGGCATCTTTCACCACcacaacaataacaacaagGGCGGCCGCCGCAAGAAGCACGGCGAGCTAGGCCGCAAAGGGACCGGTGGATCTGACGATGTCAAGGTCAACGCCATGGGCAGATTCTACAACAAGATCACCGGCGCCTCTGTTGTCACCCGCTATCTGGTCTACATCATCCCCATCGGCATTCTTCTCGCCATCCCCTTGATTGTCCTTCCCATTACCGGCCACCGGAAGGATGTCCTCGTGGGAGGGACCAAGGGCAAGCCGCTGTTCGATCTGTTTCTGTGGATCGAAATCGCCTGGCTCACTCTCTGGGCTGGCAAATGCGTCGCCTGGGTCCTCCCGCACGCCTTCATGTTCTTCTGCGGAGTCGTCAGTTCTGGCACACGCAAGTATGCTACCGTCCTCTCCAACCTGCAGATCGCCCTCTCGCTGTTCTTCTGGGCCCTTGCTTCCTGGCAGTCCTTCCAGGCTCTCTTCAAGGCCCCCAACGAAGCCGACCAGGCCTCGTGGATCACCACCATGATTCGCCTCTTGGGCGCTACCTTCATCTCGTCTGCTGTCTACCTCGGTGAGAAGGCAATTGTCCAGCTCATTGGTATTTCTTACCACCAGCGTTCCTTCGCTCTGCGTATCAAGGAATCCAAGCGCGAGGTTCGCCTCCTCGGTCTGCTCTACGACGCGTCGCGCACCCTCTTCCCTATGTACTGCCCCGAGTTCGAAGACGAGGACTACATCATCAACGATAGTCTCGACCTGATTTTgtccaaggcggccaagggcggcaagggcggcgctGGCTCTGCCACCCCTCTCCGACTCGTCGGTGATATTGGCCGTATGGGAGACAAGATCACGGGCGTCTTCGGTAACATCGCATCGGAAATCACTGGAAAGCAAGTCTTCAACCCCAACTCGGCTCACTCTATCGTCATCGAGGCTCTGGAGAAAACCAAGCCTTCCGAAGCTCTCGCCCGCCGCATCTGGATGTCATTCGTCGTCGAAGGAAAGGACTCGCTGTACCCCGATGACTTCCAGGAAGTGCTGGGACCCGCCTACTCGGAGGAAGCCGAAGAGTCTTTTGGCATGATTGACAACGACATGAACGGCGACATCAGTCTGGAGGAGATGACTCGCAAGGTGGTGGAGATCGGCAGGGAACGCAAGGCTATCACCGAAGGCATGAAGGACATCGGTCAGGCACTCCGCGTGTTTGATAAGGTCCTGATGTTCGTTGTTCTCCTgatcgtcgtcttcatcttcctggCCTGGTTCCAGTCCAGCTTCCTGACA ACCGTCGCTACCGCCGGAACCGCCctcctgtctctctctttcgtcTTCGCCGTTACCACCCAGGAATTCCTCGGCTCCTGCATATTCCTTTTCGTCAAACATCCCTATGACGTCGGTGACAGAGTTGACATCGTTGGTTCCGAGAAGCAGCAACTCATCGTGGACAAGATTTCTCTCCTGTACACCGTCTTCACCCGCATCGACAAGATGCAGGTGGTACAGGTCCCCAACATTACGCTCAACAACCTTTGGATTGAGAACGTCACTCGCAGCAAAGCCATGAAGGAAGTTATTGACCTGAACGTCTCATACGACACGAGCTTTGAGGATCTGGAGCTGCTGCGTGTCGAGCTGGAGAATTTTGTCCGCAACTCAGACAACTCTCGCGATTTCATGCCGGATATCGCCATTGGCGTCGCTGGTGTCGGCGACTTGGACAAGCTGCAGCTTAAGATCGCTATCAAGCACAAATCTAACTGGCACAACGATGCCGTCCGCGCAACCCGCCGCTCCAAGTTCATGTGCGCCCTGGCCATGGCCCTCAAGAAGATCCCAATCTACGCTCCCGGAGGCGGTGCCGAAGCTCTTGGCGCTCCTGGCAACCCGTCCTACTCTGTGGCCGTGTCCGACCAGTTTGCCGCATCCGCCCGTGACCAGGCCGCCAAAGAAAAGGAGGCGAAGCGCTTGGTACCCTCCCCTGCCGCCGAAGGTACCGACACGCAACCGGACTCCAACACCGAAAAGCAGGCCGTGCAGGAGCTGAACTTGCGCGACCCGctgaccgaggaggagtggGGCTACCGAGTGGGCGACGAACAGACTCTGTCTGGATCTAGGGACCGCCAGTCGGAGGACCGACGCCGCTCCAACGACATCGACCGCGTCCGCAGTCAGCTTATGAAGCGAGCCAGCaccaagggcggcggcggccgtcgcaAGCCCGGCGAAAGCATTCCCATGTCGACTATCAACGACGGGATGGGCTTGAACTTGGCGCAGACCACATCACGAAGCCGCATCTATGATGAGGAGGCTGGGACTGGCGTGCCAGACTCGTACAACTCGGCCTACTATGGCACCCAATCCCCGAGCTATCCCAACTACGGACAGACACTGTCCCCTACCATTTCTCCGCCCCAACAGACTTCCGGGCTCACGCCCCACCCCCTTCAGAGCGCGCCGTCCGGACAGCGTCCACGAGGACGCAGCGTCTCCAACAGCCAACAGCAGAATGAGGCCGACCAGAGCGGTCAGAAGAAGTAG